The DNA region CGATCCGATGATGACGTGCAGCACCCCGTGATAGGCGGTGTGGAACGCGTCTTCGCGGTCCTGGCCCCGGGAGCGCGCCTCGTGATAGCGGCCGAGCAGGAAGATGAAGTAGTCGGTTCCCGCGGCGATGGTCAGCATCGTGACCATGCTGACCGCGTACGGGGTCAGGCCGATGATGTCGAGGTTGCCGGCGGTGGCCACGATGCCCTCGGCGGCATAGAGCTCGAACCGGACCAGGATCAGCGCGACGATCGCCGACTTCAACGAGCGATAGAGCACCAGCAGCATCAAGAAGATGACGCCGATGGTCACCGCCGTCATCAGTTCCATGCTGTTGTGCGCGGCGATCAGTGTGTCGGTGTTGAGCACCGTGTTGCCGGCGACGTGGGCCTGCACGCCCGGCGGTGCCGGCACCCCGTCGACGATCTTGCGCACCGCGGCCACCGATTCGTGGCTGGGTGTGGTGCCCTGGGCGCCGTCGAGGAACACCTGCACGTAGGCGGCCTTGCCGTCCGGGCTCTGCGAGCCGGCGGCGGTCAGCGGGTCGCTCCAGAAGTCCTGCACGTTCTGCACGTGCCGGTCGGCCTTGAGCTTGGCGACGATCTCGTTGTAGTACTCGTGCGCGCTGTCGCCGAGCTTGTCGTCGCCCTCGAGCACCACCATGGCCGTGGAGTCGGTGTCGAACTCCTCGAACTTGTGACCGATGGTCATCATGTCTTTGAACGCCGGCGCGTCCAGCGGCGCCATCGGCACCGAGTGCTTGCCGGCCACCACGGCCAGTTTCGGGGTGAACACCGTGGTTCCGACCGCGATCAGCAGCCAGAACAGGATGATCGGCACCGCCATGGTCCACAGGAAGCGGGCGAAGCGGGAGCGCGGCGGGCGCGGCAGCTGATTGCTCATACGGATTTCACCAAGCAGTAGATGAAGGGCTTGTATTCGTCGATGCTGCGGTCGTCCCGGACCTTGTCGTCGACGATGACCCGGCAGCGCAGGTGGTTCATCCCGGTGTCGCCCTGCGCGACGATGTTGGCCGACATCGACGGCAGTGTGGTGACGATGGTGTGCGACCACGGCAGCGGCGCGTCCTCGACGAGGTGCGGTTGACCGTTCTCGTCGAGGAAGTTGATGTTGACGGTGCCGCCGTCGGGGGAGGTCAGCTCATAGGTGATGTATTTGGGGTTGAACGGTTTCGTCTCGTCGGCATTGGCGTCGGAGGCCTCCACCCGGACGCCGACACCGAAACTGTCCCGGACCCGCACCACCACGTAGGAGCCCAGGGCCACCACCACGACCAGGAGCAGCGGTATCCAGAACCTCTTGACCAGTCCGAACACGCAGCGTCTCCTTCAACCGTGGGCTTCCGCGAGCGAGCAGGGGCCACCGCGCGCAGGGCCGGCCCTAGACGGAACCCGGGTTCCGTAAAAGCCGGTGAGGACAGTACCGCATCACCGGCGGGCAGCAGAACGGTTCGCCGCCGCCCCGTCGGGGTCGCGCGGCAGAACCGGAGTCCGGCAAACCGGCGCGCTAGGGTACGTGGAATCGGCATCCAAACCCGCCGATAGAACGGTTGAGTCAACTCATGACCGCAGCAGAAGCCTCGGCATTGGAATCGCGGGTCGGCCACTACTACCAGATGGACGGCACCTATCTGGTGGGCCGCGAGAAGGTGCGCGAGTACGCGCGCGCCGTGCAGGACTACCACCCCGCGCACTGGGACGTCGCCGCCGCCGCCGAGATGGGCTACACCGGGCTGGTCGCGCCGTTGACGTTCACCTCGGTCCCCGGCATGAACTGCAATCGGCGCATGTTCGAGTCCGTGGTCGTCGGCTACGACACCTATATGCAGACCGAAGAGGTCTTCGAGCAGCATCGCCCGATCGTCGACGGCGACGAACTGAAGATCGACGTCGAGTTGACCTCGGTACGCCGGATCGCCGGCCGCGACCTGATCACGGTGACCAACACCTTCACCGATACCGCCGGCGAACGGGTGCACACCCTGCACACCACCGTGGTCGGCGTGACCGCCGAGGACATCGACCCGACCGTCAAGATCGCGGTGCACAACGCGATGATGCACGACGTCAACATCCTCGACGTCGGTGAATCCGCTGCCGCCTACCAGAAGACGGTCCGCCCGGAGGGCGAGATCCGGATCTCCGACGGCGGATCGACCCGGACCCCTGCGACGCCGTCCTTCGACGACGTCAAGGTCGGTGACGTCCTGCCGGTACGCCACACCCGACTGGCCCGCGGCGACCTGGTCAACTACGCCGGTGTCGCCGGTGACGCCAACCCCATCCACTGGGACGAGGACATCGCGAAGCTGGCCGGTCTGCCGGATGTGATCGCGCACGGCATGCTCACCATGGGCCTCGGCGCAGGATTCGCCTCGTCCTGGACCGGAGACCCCGGTGCGGTCACCCGATACGCGGTGCGGCTGTCGGCGCCGGCCATCGTGTCCGCCAAGGAGGGCGCCGACATCGAGTTCAGCGGCAAGATCAAGTCGCTGAATCCCGAGACCCGCTCCGGTGTCATCCTGGTCGCCGCGAAGTCCGAGAACCGCAAGATCTTCGGTCTCGCCACCTTGGACGTCCGGTTCCGCTGACCTATCCGCAGGTCGCCACCCCCTGCGCTTGACCGCACCTGCCGCCCCACCGACATACCGGCCGGGGCGTGCCGTCGCCGTTTCCGGGATCCCGCCGACCCTGACAGGCCACCCGGACCGAGTCGGCAGTCATGCGCCAGAAAATTGACAGCAAATCTCCAGCAAACCCTGGGTAGCATCTGTCAATTGAGATGGTGACTACGAGTGCTGGTTGGTTGGCACGGGCCCGCGCGGACCGTGTTGAGTCGGCTGCCGCTCCCACCCACCACCGCACGCCCGAAACCGGCGGCGCGCACGATCGGATCGAGCCCGCCTCGACCGGCGTCGGTTTGCGGAATCCGCACTTCCGCAAGCAGATTCCGGCCGATCGCGACGAGATCGACCGATACCGTCGACGACACCGGCAGTGGCGGTGCCGCGGCTCCTAGTCCGCAACCCGCGTAAACCTGCTTGGAGACGGCGTCAAGGATGCGCCAAAAGCGCTGCCAATCAACGAAATTAGCTGACGTTACCTTGCGGCGAGGTTGATGACGGCTGCCTCACAACAGGTTTCAAGGATTTGCCGGTATCACTGTCAACTGAAGAATGTCGCACGCTGTTTACATGAGAGGAACCCGGAACAGACAACTCCGGTCTAGGGTTTGGGGTTCCGACGGCGAGTTCGAGCGTCGACGGCCAGGATGCGTGACGTTAGGAGTCACCCGAGATGGACTTTGCTGCACTCCCGCCGGAGATCAACTCCGGTCGGATGTACTCGGGAGCGGGTTCCGCTCCGCTGCTGGCGGCTGCGTCGGCATGGGACGCACTCGCCGCCGAGCTGGGGACTGCCGCATCCTCCTACGAATCGATCGTCTCAAGCCTGGCCGGGGAATGGTCCGGCCCGTCGGCGACCACCATGATCGCCGCGGTCGAGCCGTACGTGGCCTGGATGAACACCACCGCCGCGCAAGCCGAGTTCACCGCCAACCAGGCCCGGGCCGCCGCGGCCGCCTACGAAGCCGCCTTCGCCGCCACCGTGCCGCCGCCGGTGATCGCGGCCAACCGGGCGCAATTGGCCACGCTGGTCGCCACCAACTTCCTGGGTCAGAACACCGCCGCCATCGCGGCCACCGAGATCCACTATGCGGAGATGTGGGCGCAGGACGCCGGTGCGATGTACGGCTACGCGGGATCCTCGGCGGCGGCCACCCGGCTGACGCCGTTCGGCGAACCGCCGGAGACCACCAATCCGACCGGCGCCGCCAATCAACTGGCCGCGGCCGCCCAGGCGACCGGGAACTCCGCGGGCTCCAACATCGCCCAGCAGGCCGCCCAGTTGATCCACGCGATGCCGCAGGCGCTGCAGGCGGCGACCAACCCGGTGGGGACCGCGGCGGCGACGTCCAGCTCGTTCATCGACACCTGGAACCTGCTCTTCGCCACCCTGACCGGCCCCACCACCCCGCTCGGCTGGTCGACGATCCCCGGCGGCTGGTGGCTGGCGTTCGGGCAGCTGTACTCCTGGATCATGAACGGGATGGCCGCGTCCGCGTACTTCGCCGGCCCCAAGGCCATCAGCGGTGCCCTCATCCCGCTCGCACCGCTGGCGCTGCCGCTCCCCAATGTCGCCGGCCTGGCCAGCGCGACGGGGACGTTGGGCAGCGCGGCGTCGGTCGGCAAGCTGTCGGTGCCCGCGTCCTGGGCGGTGGCGGCACCGGCGACCAAGTTGGTCAGCATGGCGTCGTCGCTTCCGGCGACCGTGGAGGCCGCCCCGATGGCCGCGGTCGCGGGTCAAGACGCGATGTTCGGCCAGATGGCCATGGCCAGCCTGCTGGGGCGCGGTCTCGGCGGCACGGCCAACCAGACCGTCGGCTCGGCGACCCGCTCGCTGCGCAAGAGCGGCGGGGCGGACGCCTTCGGCCCCATTCCGCCCGGTGAAGCCGATCCCGCGGCGGCCACCATCATCGTGATCCCGGCCCTCGACGAGTGACCCGACGATGACGAAACCGCTCCCCCGCTCCGCTGCCCCCGTCGTGCGCGACCAGATAAGGGTGTCGACATGTATTTCTCGCTGATACCGCCCGAGATCAACTCGGCCAACATCTACGCCGGCCCCGGATCGGCCTCGATGATCGCCGCCGCCACGGCCTGGGGGCGCCTCGCCGGCGAATTGAGCTCCGCCGCATCGGAATACGAAGCGGTGCTGTCGTCGCTCACCGGCGAATCGTGGATCGGGCCGTCGGCCGCGGCGATGATGGCCGCCGCCCAGCCCTACATCACCTGGATGTCGACCACCGCGGCCGTCGCCGCCCAGACCGCAAGTCAGGCCCAGGCCGCCGCCACCGCCTACGAAGCGGCGCACGCGGCCACCGTGCCGCCCGAGGTCGTCACGGCCAACCGCACCCAGAACCAGATGCTGTACGCCACGAACTTCCTGGGCCAGAACCTCGCGGCGATCGCCGCCAACGAAGCCCAGTACCTGGAGATGTGGGCGCAGGACGCCGCGGCCATGCAGACCTACGCCGCGGCGGCCGCGGCGGCCACCAAGACCACCGCGTTCACCGAGCCTCCGCAGACCACCACCGGGGCCACGTCGGCCACCTCGGCGGCCTCCGCCGGGTCGGCGGCGGCCGGTTCGGGCGCCGGCTCGATCGGGGACGGCCTGAACAGCCTGCTCACCCAGTACAACGAGTTCGTCAACAACGCGCTCAACGCGATCACCGGCAATCCCAATGCCGCCAGCACCGTCGCCACACTGTTCAGCGCAATGAAAGGCCCGACGGGGCTGACCACGCCGTTCAACGACGTCTCGCTGCTGGTCAACTTCCCGATCCAGAACTTCCTCAAGTTCGGGACCCCGCTGGGCCGGGCCTTCATGGAGATCCCGGCGAGCGGGCTGGGCGCCGGGCTGCGGGGCGGACTGGGCGCCGGCCTGAGCTCGACGGTGTCGGCCACCATGTCGGAGGCGAACCTGGTGGGCAACCTGTCCGTCCCGCCGAGTTGGGCTTCGGCCAGCCCGGCGATCCGCCTGGCGGCCACCGGGGCGCCGGCCGCCGCCCTGGCCGCCGCACCGGCATCCGGGATGGCCGGTGGCCTGCTCAACCAGGCCGCGCTGGGCAGCATGGCCGGCGGGGCGCTGGGCGCCGCCCGGCCGCGGGCCGCCACCGGCGGCAGCGGGCGGATCCGGATCCAGGGCGGCAAGGCCAAGACCCCGGTCAAGCTCGACGCCGTCATCGCCAAGCTGCAGAGCCAGCCCGAAGCCGTCCAGCACTGGAACGTCGACCAGGCCGGGCTCGACGAGCTGCTCGAAGAGCTGTCCCGAAAACCCGGGGTGCACGCCGTGCACCTCAAGGGCGGCAAGAAGTCCGCGACCCCCCACAACTGACGCCGGTAGCCGGTCGAGCACCCCCTCGCGAAAGAGACAAAGATGCTTCTCGAGTTCTGGACCAACTTCACGCACAACCTGTTCAAACCGCTGTTGTTGTTCTTCTACTTCGGTTTCCTGCTGGCGCTGCTGAAGGTGCCGTTCGAGTTTCCGAACGCGGTCTATCAGGGCCTGACCATGTACCTGCTGATCGCCATCGGATGGCACGGTGGCGAAGAACTCGCCGGTATCGAGTTCACCCAGTTCGGCGGGATCCTCGGCTTCATCGTCACCGGTTTCGTGCTGAACTTCCTGATCGGCTGCCTGGCCTATTACCTGTTGAAGCATCTGACCAAGATGCGCGAGATCGACCGGGCGACCGTCTCGGGCTATTACGGCTCGGATTCGGCCGGAACGTTCGCCACCTGCCTGGGTGTGCTGTCGACCGTCGGCATCGCCATCGACGCCTACATGCCGGTGATGCTGGCGATCATGGAGATCCCCGGCTGCCTGGTGGCGCTGTTCCTGGTGGCGCGACTGCGGCACAAGGGCCTGGACGCCGCCGGCAACATGCCGCACGAGCCGGGATACACCGTGCCCGCCGGCGCGATGCATGCGGTGGTGGGCGCCCCGAACGCCGCCGACTCCACCGGCCTGGCCCTCGACATGACCTCGGAGAGTCACCTGGAGGCGGACCGACCCGGCAAGGAGCGCCTGCTGAGCCCGGAGTTGCTGCGCGAGGTGTTCCTCAACCCGGGCATCTGCCTGCTGCTCGGCGGCATCGCGATCGGTTTCATCAGCGGGCTGCAGGGTTCGAAGGTCACCGGCGTCGACGACCCGGTGTTCGTGACGGCGTTCCAGGGCGCGCTGTGCCTGTTCCTGCTGGAGATGGGGCTCACCGCGGCCCGCAAGCTCAAGGACCTGAAGTCCGCCGGTCGCGGTTTCATCGTGTTCGGTGTGGTGGCGCCCAACATCTTCGCCACCATCGGGATGTTCGTGGCGCACAGCTACGCACAGCTGACCGGGGTCCACTTCGAGTTGGGTAGCTATGTGCTGTTCGCGGTGCTCTGCGGCGCCGCCTCCTACATCGCGGTGCCGGCGATCCAGCGACTGGCGATCCCCGAGGCCAGCCCCAGCCTGCCGCTGGCCGCGTCGCTGGGCCTGACGTTCTCCTATAACGTCACCATCGGTATCCCGCTCTACATCGAGATCGCCCACCTGATCTCCGGACAGTGACGAGAGGCTGCGCACCATGAGAACCCGCCGGATCCTGTCGGTCGTCGGTGTCGTCGCCGCCATCGGTTGCGCCGCACCGGCATCGGCCGATCCCGCACCCGTCGACACCGTCTCGGCCGACGCCGCCTTTTTGGCATCGCTGCGAGCGGCCGGCCTCAACTTCGACGACGACGGCCAGGTGATCGCCGCCGGTCACGCGGTGTGCAACCTGATCGACAACGGCGAGACGGGGTTGCACGTGGTCCGGCGCGCCAAGACGGACAATCCCGGGCTGACCATGGACGGCGCAGCGCAGTTCACCGCACTGGCCGCGAACGCCTACTGCCCGCACCAGCTGACGAAGTAGCCTCGCGGGTCTACTTCGTCAGCTCCGCGTAGCGTGCCAGGTGGGCGTCGGTGGTGCCGAACTCGTACTGAATCGCGGTGAGCCGCTTGAAGTAATGGCCGATGGCCAGCTCTTCGGTCATCCCCATGCCGCCGTGCAGCTGGACCGCCTGCTGGCCGATGAAGCGCGCCGCGCGGCCGATGGTGGCCTTGCCCGCCGAGACCGCCCGGGCCCGGGTCGCGTCGTCGGCCTCGAGGTTGAGGATCGCCAGGTAGACGGCCGCGGCGGATTGCTCCACCTCCATGAACATGTCCACCATGCGGTGCTGCAGGACCTGGAAACCACCGATCGGCTGACCGAACTGCTGGCGCTGCTTGCAGTATTCGACGGTGTCCGCCAAGACTTTCCGCATGCAGCCGACCGCCTCGGAGCAGACCGCCGCGGCACCCTCGTCGCGGGCCCGAGCCAGCGACGGCCACGCCCCGCCCCGTTCGCCGAGCAGCGCATCGGCGGGCAGCCGCAGATCGGTGATGGTCACGTCGGCCGCGCTGCGGTCGTCGATGGTGCGATAGGGGTGCAGTTCGATGCCGGGGGCATCGGCCGGGGTGAGGAACAGCGAGATCCCGTCGTCGCCGGCGACCCGCGCGGTGATCAGCAGATGCGTCGCCAACGGCGCCGCCAACACGGTGATCTTCGATCCGTTGAGCACCCAGCCGGCACCGTCGGCGGCCGCGACGGTCGCCGCATCCTGCCAGCGGTCACCGGAATCGGGTTCCGCGGCGGCCAATGCCACGATCGTGTCCCCGGCGACGATCCCGGTCAGCAGTCCGGCCGCGGCCGGACTGCCCGAACGGCGCAGCAGCCCACCGGCGACGACGACGGTGTCGACGTAGGGTTCGATCACCAGCGCGTGCCCGAGTGCCTCGGTGATGACCATGAGTTCCACGGCGCCGCCGCCGATGCCGTCGAATTCTTCGGGCAGCGTGGCACCCAGGATGCCCAGCTCGCCGGCGAAGGCCCGCCAGATCTCGGGCTGCCAACCGGCACCGGTCTTGGCGGCCGCACGGCTGGTCTCCAGGTCGTAGCGCGCGGCCAGGAACTTGGTGATCCCGTCGCGCAGCATCTGCTGCTCATTGTTCACGTGGAAGTCCATTTACAGCCCCAATGCCGCTTTGGCCAGAATGTTGCGCTGAATCTCGTTGCTGCCGGCGTAGATCGAGCCGGCCCGGTCGTTGAAGTACCGCAGTGGCGCCACCGCCTGCCAGGGTTCACCGGATGCATACCCGTCGGCGGGCGGCTGGTAGTCGGCGATCGGGCCGCCGGGTGCGGTGACGTGCGGCTGGTAGATCCGGCCGCGCGGTCCGGCCGCCTCGAGGGCGAGTGCGGTCAGTTCCTGGCTCAGTTCGGTACCGAGGATCTTCAACATCGACGACGAGGCTCCGGGGTTGCGTCCCTCGGCCACCGCGGCGAGCACCTGGTATTCGAGCACCTCCAGCACTTCGGCGCGGATACGGGCGTCGGCCAGTTTGTGCATGAACGCGACGTCGTCGGCGAGCTTTCCGCCGCCGGGGCCGGGCTGGGCCTTGGCGGCGGTGGCGATCTCCTCGGCGGCGACCTGCAGGGCCGGTGCCACCGCGCCGCCGCCGCGCTCGAACTCCAGCAGGTACTTCGCGACGGTCCAGCCGCTGTCGATCTCACCGATCACATTGCTCTTGGGCACCCGGACCTCGTCGAAGAACACCTGGTTCTGGATCTCTTCGCCGGAGGTCATCACCAACGGCCGGATCTCGATACCGGGCGAGGTCATGTCGATCAGCACGAAGGTGATGCCCTGCTGCTTCTTCGCGCCGCGCGACGTGCGCACCAGGGCGAACATCCAGTTCGCCTCGCCGGCGTGGGTGGTCCAGATCTTGCTGCCGGTGCAGACCAGGTCGTCGCCGTCGGAAACCGCCGCCATGGTCAGCGCGGCCAGGTCCGATCCGGCCTCCGGTTCGGAGTAGCCCTGGCAGAAGAACACCTCGCCGGTGAGGATCCGCGGCAGGAAGTAGTCCTTCTGCGCTTCGGTCCCGTAGCGGATGATCGCGTGCGCGACCATCCGGATGCCCATCGGCGACAGCGCGGGGGCGCCGGCCAGCGTCGATTCGCGGCTGAAGATGTAGTGCTGAGTCAAGCTCCAGTCGCAGCCGCCGTGGGCCACCGGCCAGGCGGGTGCGGCCCAGCCCCGCTCGTGCAGGATGGCCTGCCACGCCATGCTGGCCTCATGGTCGGCGTAGACGCTGGTCATCAATCGGCCCGCGCGGCGCAGTTCCGGTGTCAGCTTCTGATCGAGGAACTCGCGTACCTCGGCTTGAAAAGCTCGGTCTTCCTCCGACCACCGCAGATCCATGTGTCTCCCCTGCCGTGCCGGCGGATAGGCGTTGTTCGCGCAGTGTAACCGCCGGGTTCGCCCCGGGCGTTCCGCGCCCGCCGCGGTGCCGCCCCGATCAAGCGGTCTGCTCATTTCGATTCGACGGACGCCCATGCGGTTGTCGGGCACCATGACATCGTGACCGAGTCCACTCCGGAGCCCTCAGCGCCGAAGACGGTGCACACCTTCTGCCGGTACTGCATGTGCTCGTGCGGCCTGGAGGTGACGGTCGAGGACAACCGGATTCGCAAGATCTCCGCCGATAAGGCCAACCCGCACAGCTGGCGCGATTTCTGCGCCAAAGGGCGCACCGCCGATCAGATGGTGGCGCATCCGCGCCGGATCCTGGCGCCGATGCGCCGGGTGGGCGACACCTATGTGGAGGACACCTGGGAGGCGGCGCTGACGGACATCGCCGCCCGGATGAACGCGCTGATCGCCGAGGGCGGCCCCGACGCGATCGGCAGCTACTACGGCAACCCGTCGGGGCACTCGTCGTCGAACGTGATGTTCATGAACGCCTGGATGGACGCCATCGGCACCAACAGTCGGTTCGCGGTGGGTTCGGTCGACCAGAACGCCCTGCACGTGGTGGCCGAGGCGATGTACGGCTCGTCGTTGATGGTGCCGGTCTCCGACGTCGACAACTGCGATTACTTCCTGCTGGTCGGCACCAATCCCGCGGTGAGCGGCTGGGTCTGGTTGGAGTCGGTGCCCGGCGGGTGGCGCCGCGCCCTGGCCCGTCAGGCGGGCGGGGCCACCATCGTGGTGGTGGATCCGATGCGCACCGAGTCCGCCGAGAAGGCCGACGTGCACCTGGCGGTTCGGCCGGGCCAAGACTGGGCGCTGCTGTTGGCCATGGTCAAGGTGATCCTCGACGAGGGCCTCCAGCACCGGCAGGACTGTGCCGAGCTGGCGACCGGCGTCGGCGAGTTGCAGCGGCTGGTGGCCGACGCCGATCTCGACGACCTCGCGGCCCGCTGCGGCATCGACCGGGAGCTGATCGAACGCACCGCCCGGGACTTCGCCGCGGCCCGCGGAGCGATGGTGGTGACCCGCACCGGGGTGTCCCAGCATGAGGCGGGCACCGTCGGCGAATGGCTCGGTCATGTGCTCAACGTGATCACCGGCCGGATGGACCGTCCGGGCGGACGACGGTTCGAGCCGGGTTACTTCGATGCGCTCAAGCTGGCCGAGCTGGCCAAGACCGAACCGCATCTGAGCCGGGTGGCCGGGCGCCCGATGGTCGCCGGGGCGCATGCACTGGCGGAACTGCCCGACGAGATCACCACGCCGGGGCGCGGCCAGATCAAGGCCATGCTGATCAACTGCGGCAACCCGGTGATCTCGGGCCCGGACGGCGGCAAGCTCGACCGGGCACTGGCCCAGCTCGATCTGCTGGTGGTGATCGACCTGGTGCAGCGCGAGAGTCACCGGCACGCGCACTGGCTGCTGCCCGCTGCGCACTGGCTCGAACGCGACGACCTGATGGCGTTCACCAGCAACATGCACGACGAGCCGTATGTGCAGTACGGCGCGAAGGTGGTCGATCCCCCGCCCGGGGTGCGGCAGGAGTGGGAGATCTTCGTCGATCTGGCGTTGGCGATGCGCCGGCCGCTGTTCGGGGTGCGGGGTTTCAACACCTTCATCCGGGCCACCCGGCGGATCGCGGCGTTGACGCGCCGGCCCGCACTGGCCTTCGGCCCGCACTGGCTCGACCGGCTGTTCGTCCGGATGTCCCGCAAGATCAACGGGCGCCGGCTGACCTGGCGGGAGTTGATGGCGCATCCGCACGGAATGGTGCTGGGGCCGCGCGAGTTCGGCCACTTCAAGGACGCGCTGCGCACCGAGGACAAGCTGGTGCACGCCGCGCCGCCGGAGTTTTTGGCCCGCACCCGGGAACTGCTGGCCGCGCCCGGTCCCGCCGCGCCGGAGGGCTACCCGTTCCAGCTGGGCAATCGCCGGAATCGGCATTCGATGAATTCGTGGCTCAACGAACTGCCCGGCCTGCACCGCTCCGGCAAGCACAACGAGGTGCTGATCAACGCCAAGGACGCCGCCGATCTCGGTGTCGCCGACGGCGACCTGGTGCGGGTCTTCTCACCGGTCGGCGAGATCGTGCTGGCCGCGGCGGTGTCGGAGCGGCCGCGTCGCGGCATGGTGATCGTCGACCACGGTTGGGGATCGCGGATCTTCGACCCGCGCGGTGGCCGGCAGCCGGAGTCGTTCGGCGTCAACCGCAACCTGCTGGTCGCCGGCGAGTCGGTGGATCCGCTGTCGCAGACGTCTCCGCTGAGTTCGAGCTATGTCGGGGTGGAGCGGGTCTGACGCGGGCCGGGAATAAAAGTAGACGCACGTATACTTATTCCGGGTGACTGTGGCCGAAGCGCCGCACGGAAGGACACCCGAGATGAGTTTCACCCCCGAAGAGATCGCCTACCTGACCTCGCAGCCGCTGGCGCGCATCGCCACCGTCGACGACGACGGGCAACCCGATGTGGTGCCGGTGGGCTTCGAGTTCGACGGCACCCACATCAATGTCGGCGGCTTCCGGCCCGCCGCCACCCGCCGGCATCACAACGTCGAAGCCGGCCACGACAAGGTCGCCATCGTGATCGACGACCTCCCGTCCACCCAGCCGTGGACACCGCGCTACCTGCGGGTGTACGGCACCGCCGAGATCGTCGGCGGACCGCGGCCCTACCTGCGGATCACGCCGGAGGTGTCGTGGAGCTGGAACCTGAGCGGGGAGCCGCTGCGCGGCCACGCCGGCATGGCGCCGCCCCGGCGCACCGAACACTGAGGAGATCCGATGAGCTTCCATTCCGCCAACGGCACCCGCGGCGCACGCCAGCCCAAAGCCGGCCGGCTGTCCCGCTGGTTCAACGCCTTCATGATGAATCGGATCCGCCGCACCGGCGGCCGGGCGATGGGTTTCGACGCCCTGGTGCTGACCACCGTCGGCGCCAAGAGCGGCCAACCCCGCACCAACCCGGTGGGCTACTTCACCGACGGTGACGGCTGGCTGATCGTGGCGTCGGCGGCCGGCGCGCCGAAGAATCCGGCCTGGTACTACAACATCGCCGCGCACCCCGACCGGGTTCGCATCGAGCTTCGCGGGCAGCACCTCGACGTCGTGGCCACCCAGTTGCACGGCGAGGCACGCGCGCGGGCCTGGGCGAAGATCACCACCGAGGCACCGCAGTTCGCCAAGTACGAGGAGAAGACCGACCGGGAGATCCCGGTCATCCGGCTGGCCCGGCGCTGACCGGGCTCAGCCGAGAATCGGGTTGCGTTGCAGCCAGGCCGCGAAGTTCTCGACGCCGGGAACCAGCCTGGCGGTCCGCGCGAAATCGGCCCGGTAGGCCGGCAGCCGGGTGAACCAGCTGAACATGGTCCTGCCGTCTTCGTCGTCGCCCAGCACGTCCAGCGGCGCGGCCGCATAGTCGGTCGGGATGCCGAGTGCGGTGCCGATCGCGTCGGCCATCTGCTCGCCGGTCAGTTCGTCACCGGCGATCTCGATGGGAGCAGCGGTCGGGTCGGCGGCGTCCAGCAGTGCCGCGGCGGTCCGGCCGATATCGGCCACCGCGACCATCTGCAGCGGAATGCCGGCGGGCAGCGGCAGCGCGAGGCGCACCCGGTCCCCGTCACGGCGCACCAGGTAGCGCAGGTTCTCCATGAAGAACGTCGGCCGCAGCACGTTGAGCGGCACCAGTGGGCGCAGGTACTCCTCGACCTGCCACTTGCTGTCGAAATGCGGGATCCCCGTGCGGCGTTCGGCGCCGCCCACCGAGCTGTAGACCAGCAACGGCAGTCCGGCCGCCCGAGCGGCGTCGCCGATGATCCGACCGTGGCGCA from Mycolicibacter sp. MU0083 includes:
- a CDS encoding NmrA family NAD(P)-binding protein, translated to MSTTAKSGPVAVIGATGQQGAATVDALLERGRTVRALVRNPAGAAARALADRGVEVVAADLDAPSSIEQAFAGVAGAFAMTTFGGAEGTAGEVRHGRIIGDAARAAGLPLLVYSSVGGAERRTGIPHFDSKWQVEEYLRPLVPLNVLRPTFFMENLRYLVRRDGDRVRLALPLPAGIPLQMVAVADIGRTAAALLDAADPTAAPIEIAGDELTGEQMADAIGTALGIPTDYAAAPLDVLGDDEDGRTMFSWFTRLPAYRADFARTARLVPGVENFAAWLQRNPILG